CAAAATATGTGCATATACACATACTTAGTAACAATATATATTCTAGTTTTTGCAAAGTTTTAGATCATTGATACTTTCTTCCTTGATTATTTAGCAGTATAAGCagttaaacaaaaaataactgGAAGACTAAATGTCCAAGTCAATGAACAGATATATATGGGATTCAAGCATTCTACAACTTGGATCAACTATCAAATGCAATCTTTTCATAAGACGGATGCacaaaatataatacaaaCAGTGAATTAAATGAAACAGATTCCTAACCCCCGACAATGGAAAACAAGTCGAATCCAGGATAAATGGTTGGTATTTACATTTTTACATACGAAACTGAGATTAATGCTATCGTTTGATCATGAGTAAAAGAAACTTGAAAACTTATGCCAGTATCACTTCCCTGGAGGTGAAGATAAGACAAGAATGGAGGATTGCTAGTTTTGAGATTTTATGCTTGAAAATGATAATAGGATCAGAATGATATAATGACGGGATGAAGAAAGAATAATGGAGGACACAAATGATGTCCCAGacccaatccaattcaatttgaTAGTAGTCCCCCTGGATCTGATAAATTGGCATAGAAATTATGAATGCCATCATGACATGGATCTTCATAATGATCTTCCATTGCAGAATGAAATTATTCAGTTCAAATTCTGGGAGAAGATTATACATGTTTCAAAAGCTAATGAAGTCACTgcatttttttgggtcatgCTCGTATGTGCATTGACAACATATTACTGTCTAATAGTctgaagggaaaaagaaattaaaaagaaagagagaaggcTTAGATTACTTGTAGCATATAGAGGAGTTTTTGTATCTTTAAAACCACGAAAAACCCCTTGCACAGCCAAAGAGAGAAGAACAGCCAGAGCACCAAGTGACCTCAATGTCAAGTATTCTCTTGCTGGTTTTAGCATAGGAGAATTCTgcattaagaaaacaaaagaaactgtCATTATTGAATTTGCTATACATGCCAAGATATATCTTAAACTTCAGTAATTTTATATAGAACCAAAAGGCAAATAGAGATGAACTCGAAGCGCATTCTCGAATAGAAAAACAAACTTATGTGAGAAATATAACATCAACATAAGAATTGTAGAAAATTCAGGACTTATATATGTGAAGTACCGGAACAACTTCAACAAGTAAATTATGTACATCTGAACAACATTGCAACAATAAGGAATCCAAATGTGCTTTACTTCAAATTCTGAATACAGATAACTCAAGAATTTAGTACTCATTAAACATATAGAAAATGATTGACTTCAACACATCAAATCTATCCTTGTAAGAATCTGAATCTAATAAAAAGAGCAGAAACAATGATTCAGTAGTACCGCTGGAAGTTCCCACGAAACATACCCAGCAAAAAAATGGTATGTCTCAGATATGAGATATCTTCCACACCTCAAAGgcacagctctctctctctctctctctctctctctccctctctccctctctcttgtGAAGATGTGAGGCAGAGAGAACAATCTTAATTTCCATCATGCAACATTCTCCGTAAGTTTGTTCCATCACTACTAATACTTCCTAACTTAATCCCTGCCTGATTTTCATAAACACTTCTCGTGGAAAAACATTTTTACTGATAGGTATGTAAGAACTGCCCCCCCCCCAGGCAGAAAAGACACCCCGTCGGCTCGACATTTTTGCAAACACCGACCCAATATACTTGGAGGTTGAAGTTTAAAACAGTAAAGCATAGCTTATTAAATGTATGATGCagaaatggaaacaaaaaggGTTCGATAAGGAAACCCTCACAAATAAACTGAAGTTGCTAATGACAAAGATATGAGATCAACTTGACTAATATTCAAGGTACTCCATAacaagaattttaaaaataaaaataaaggataaaacaaaatatctaaagaCTCcagcatttcaaaatattacTTACAGAATCAACACCCATGTAATTCAGGACAGGGTTTGCAGCAAAAATTAGGAATACAGCTTGAATAAACCCAAGTACGCTGCCAACCACCAATGCTGATGACGCAGATGGAATATGCCTTCGGACACGCTCAAGTTTGACCATTTCCGTAGATGATGACTTGCCTGTGGAGTGTAGTTcaaaattgaagcaaaaatatataataagtGAGTATAATTCTAAGTAGTTGAATTAAATTATAGAGGAGCTCCTATGAACATATGCAACTTTATCCATATATTCAGCATAGCCTCACATTAAGAAGGGAGTAAAGGAGGCAATATACCAACTAGTGGTACGAGTTCTTCCATCTCCATTTCCATGCTAATGGGAGTACCATTTTCAACGTTTTCATGAACTTGTTCATTTGCCCTCAGTTCTTCAGTAGCATCTTCTTCAGCAACAAAAGAGGTTGTAATACTGACAAGCGGAAAAATTGCTATCTTTGATACTTGATTGAAAACAGCAATAGAAATTCCAACAGCCGCGAGCTCCACTGGACCTATATGGATTATTGGGTAACAAGAGCTTAATTATTGATAACTAGTATTAATTCTATAATAAAGGAAAATGTAACAGCATTTAAATGGCACATCTACTGGACATGGCAGCAGAAGTTAAGCATACATACATAGATACATAAAATGGATGAACTAATCCATGTAGTTCATTGCAAAGCAACAGTTTCAATGGCGAGCAATGAAATATTGCAATTCTATAATCAACCCAGTAGATAACTATTTCCAAGATTTTGCAAGTAATTAACTTTGTTCCTGTCATGACATTTCATAACATTTAACTTTGTAACTGTCCTATAAACAACCTGGAAAAAAGACTCTGTGCAGTTCACATTTTTCTgctttagaaagaaaaaagctgcaacatgaacaaaaagcttcccattttaaaattttgattttagagaaaaaaatttacattttaatCTCCCAGAAAAGATTCCACTAAAATGGTCAAGATGTAAAGAAAGATTGGAAATGCATTTGTGAACCCCAAACAAACAATTCAAGAAGTCACAGCTTCGTCGAGTGAAGATTATCTTTGTTATATGACAAACCTATATGGCCAACGAATGCTGTGTCAACTAGAGAAGCAACAGGGTCTGCCAATAACGCCAACAGTGTAGGAAGGGCTATATGCACTATTTCCAGGCCTAGCTCATCTGCTTTGAAAACATTTCTGGCAATAACAAGCAAAAAACTGCAATTAGAAATCATAAATTTGCCACTAAAATCCTAACAAATAcaaccaacaaaaagaaaaaagaaaccagTTTTAATTAGACGTTTGAACCTTAATCAGATTAACTATGTGTCCAAATACTAGAATACAAagctattgaatttaatacaaCAACGATAATGATGACAATAGAAATAAGCTAAAAGAGGCCACTTAGGGAAACAAATAGTTACCTTATGTccttgaagaaaacaaagagggGCATATTGCCCATATTCTTTCACAAATTCAAGAGAGCAAGGCCTTTTTCATGGAGCAAATACAGCAATGCAACAAACAATAAACAGTGCTATGAAAGAGAAAATCTCAATATTCAAAACTAATTCTGATCATCATCATTCCAGAAACAAGAAATGCTTCAAATGGataaaaaatcaagaaataaGGAAACCCAACTTCAAGAAAAAGTCAAACAACAACTTGAAACGAAAGCCATGAAAGAAAATAGGAACAACCCTTAAGAATTGACAACAGCTATCTAAagattgtatatttttttggtttttaatacTAAAATGATTAATAAAAACCTGTAAGAATGAGGACCCAAATAATCAAACGAAAAGAGTACGCTTAAggacaaaaatacaataaatctTCTCCTCCAGAAGAGGTGATTTGGAGTGCTAAACTAACCTGCTGCCACCATGTAAGCAGACACCGAATGAACCTCCCTCAGTTCATAAAATTCAGACAGAACCCAACCCatcaatatattataataatttaaccTCAGACAATGGCAAT
Above is a genomic segment from Prunus dulcis chromosome 7, ALMONDv2, whole genome shotgun sequence containing:
- the LOC117634420 gene encoding protein DETOXIFICATION 42-like — encoded protein: MPLFVFFKDIRNVFKADELGLEIVHIALPTLLALLADPVASLVDTAFVGHIGPVELAAVGISIAVFNQVSKIAIFPLVSITTSFVAEEDATEELRANEQVHENVENGTPISMEMEMEELVPLVGKSSSTEMVKLERVRRHIPSASSALVVGSVLGFIQAVFLIFAANPVLNYMGVDSNSPMLKPAREYLTLRSLGALAVLLSLAVQGVFRGFKDTKTPLYATIVGDVANIILDPILMFVIHMGVRGAAIAHVISQYLISLILLWKLNKQVDLLTSGVKDLRFGQFLKNGFLLLVRVIAATFCVTLAAALAARQGPTTMAAFQVCLQIWLAASLLADGLAVAGQAILASAFARKDHSKAVATASRVLQLYYSLAPEYLQKTSTVCSL